The following coding sequences lie in one Phaenicophaeus curvirostris isolate KB17595 chromosome 5, BPBGC_Pcur_1.0, whole genome shotgun sequence genomic window:
- the SCT gene encoding secretin produces the protein MVCLMSGPWRLIIPVMVLAHFSASLPSQERTDRHADGLFHSELSKMNGNAYVQELVKHLVGLKERSQRHSDGLFTSEYSKMRGNAQVQKFIQSLMGRKRSSPGPVTADVQGREEENSPKELCLMWLYQNILSTSPSDPDARAAAALASHYVCSSSETLASVEDDTDTSN, from the exons ATGGTTTGCTTGATGTCTGGTCCGTGGCGACTAATTATTCCCGTGATGGTCCTAGCACACTTCTCAGCATCTCTGCCATCCCAGGAGAG gACTGACAGACATGCGGACGGGCTCTTCCACAGTGAGCTCAGCAAGATGAATGGCAATGCCTACGTGCAGGAGTTGGTCAAACACCTGGTGGGACTCAAGGAGAG GTCCCAGAGGCACTCGGATGGATTGTTCACCAGTGAATACAGCAAGATGAGAGGAAACGCTCAGGTTCAGAAATTCATCCAAAGTCTCATGGGCCGCAAACGCAG CTCTCCAGGCCCCGTCACCGCAGACGTacaggggagggaggaagaaaacagccCCAAGGAGCTTTGTCTCATGTGGTTGTACCAGAACATTCTAAGCACCAG TCCCTCGGACCCCGATGCCCGGGCAGCCGCTGCCCTTGCCAGCCACTACGTTTGCTCCAGCTCCGAGACGCTTGCAAGCGTGGAAGACGATACAGACACCTCCAActga